Part of the Bacteriovorax stolpii genome, ATACTGGGTTGCTGCGACGAACCCTAAAAAAGCTTACATGTTTACAGTGGAAGAACGCTTGGAAATGATGCAGGCTTACGTAGATTACTATAAATTAAAAAACGTCACTATCGTCTCCCACGAAGGAACGATTGCCCGTTTCGCAGAAGATAAAAAGGCCCAGTTTTTACTTAGGGGACTAAGGAACTCTTCCGACTACCAGATGGAGCTTGAACTCTCGGTTGGTAACCGCGGTATCTGCAAAGACATTGAAACAATCTGCCTTTTTGCTAAACCTCACTTTGCAACGATCTCTTCAAGTTTAATTAGAGAGCTTGCTCAACTAAATGAGCGCATCGATCAATACGTGATGCCTTCAATTGCTAAAAAAATCCTACATAAACTTCACGGAGACAAAGCGATCAAATGAGAACGCTGATTATTTTAGGTCACCCTGATAAAAAATCTCTCTGCGCAGCCTTGGCCGATAATTACGAAAAAGGTGCGCGCGAAAAAGGCGGAGAAGTCGAACGAATCAATATCTCCGATTTAAATTTCAATCCCAATTTGAAAAATGGCTATCGAGTCGTTCAAAACCTTGAGCCGGATTTAATTGAAGCTCAAAAGAAAGTGAAGTGGGCTACACACATCGTAATCGTCTTTCCGGTATGGTGGGGTGGAGTTCCAGCACTGCTTAAAGGTTTTTTAGACCGTGCTTTTCTGCCAGGATTTGCTTTTAAATACCGCGAGAACTCACACAACTGGGATAAACTTTTATCCGGAAAAAGTGCCCGTCTGATTGTGACGAGTGATGCTCCTGTCTGGTGGCTTTACCTGACTTATTTTCACCCGGCAGTGAACATGATGAAGAAAGCAGTACTGGAGTTTTGTGGAGTGAGTCCGGTTGAAGTGATGAGCTTTGGGTCGATTAAAGATGCGAGCGAGAAACGCATTGAAGGGATTATTTATAAGGCTTTTCGTGCTGGTTTAGATGACAACTAAGATTTCCAGCTAGCGAGTTCTTCCGCCATC contains:
- the coaD gene encoding pantetheine-phosphate adenylyltransferase, encoding MNEKIIVYPISANPPTWGHADIMMRAATTFDHLYWVAATNPKKAYMFTVEERLEMMQAYVDYYKLKNVTIVSHEGTIARFAEDKKAQFLLRGLRNSSDYQMELELSVGNRGICKDIETICLFAKPHFATISSSLIRELAQLNERIDQYVMPSIAKKILHKLHGDKAIK
- a CDS encoding NAD(P)H-dependent oxidoreductase; amino-acid sequence: MRTLIILGHPDKKSLCAALADNYEKGAREKGGEVERINISDLNFNPNLKNGYRVVQNLEPDLIEAQKKVKWATHIVIVFPVWWGGVPALLKGFLDRAFLPGFAFKYRENSHNWDKLLSGKSARLIVTSDAPVWWLYLTYFHPAVNMMKKAVLEFCGVSPVEVMSFGSIKDASEKRIEGIIYKAFRAGLDDN